From one Streptomyces sp. N50 genomic stretch:
- a CDS encoding helix-turn-helix transcriptional regulator, which translates to MGDALGTAEDVVGRRVKALRLARGWSQQELATRMKDQGQPWRQTTVAKTEAADRPIRVNEAASLAAVFGITISDLLTVPIDDYHLASATVQLAEVRALAEAAQQRVSELERAHQHATGQLEAARQQHHLALVELQRAQEQYQAEVKSAAERAGNGEQEHQEEAER; encoded by the coding sequence TTGGGCGACGCATTGGGGACAGCCGAAGACGTCGTCGGTCGACGGGTGAAAGCCCTGCGCCTGGCGCGCGGCTGGTCCCAGCAAGAGCTGGCCACGCGCATGAAAGACCAGGGTCAGCCGTGGCGACAGACCACCGTGGCCAAGACGGAGGCCGCGGACCGTCCGATCAGGGTCAACGAGGCGGCATCGCTGGCCGCCGTCTTCGGTATCACGATTTCCGATCTCTTGACCGTCCCGATCGACGACTATCACCTTGCGTCGGCGACGGTTCAGCTGGCCGAGGTGCGCGCTCTTGCGGAAGCGGCACAGCAGCGCGTGAGTGAGCTGGAGAGGGCCCACCAGCACGCGACAGGCCAGCTAGAGGCGGCGCGACAGCAGCATCACTTGGCGCTGGTCGAGCTCCAGCGGGCTCAGGAGCAGTACCAGGCCGAGGTCAAGAGCGCGGCGGAGAGGGCAGGGAATGGCGAGCAAGAGCATCAAGAAGAGGCCGAACGGTAA
- a CDS encoding helix-turn-helix transcriptional regulator: protein MKRSTIAPSAGEPRYLTTDEVATRYRTAPSTVRYWKHIGYIPGAVKRGRRTLYAIAVLDAWDAEQTGGAAA from the coding sequence ATGAAGCGCAGCACCATCGCGCCCAGCGCCGGAGAACCTCGGTACCTGACCACGGACGAAGTCGCCACGCGGTACCGAACTGCCCCCAGCACCGTTCGGTACTGGAAGCACATCGGCTACATCCCCGGTGCGGTGAAGCGCGGGCGCCGGACGCTCTACGCCATTGCCGTACTCGACGCTTGGGATGCGGAGCAGACCGGGGGCGCCGCGGCATGA
- a CDS encoding bifunctional DNA primase/polymerase, whose product MSNHENALDNALRAAAQDYAVAPTTINKTPAIPSPHDKGHSCKGQCGQPGHGVYDATTNAADVRRLFALAPKAVGYLIACRGRLVGLDIDRKNGVDGYATLAGLGHEHGFAIPEMTTTVFTPSGGAHLWMTVPEGVTVPNSVGRIGAGLDVRGTGGYVVGPGSTGRAGVYVFHPDLGYTDPQPVPEQLLRLMLPPAPLVRPQRRSSPMPGDAAGRALEGLVNVVLNAPQGERNSKLYWAASKAWAHVGDGHLAAGDVEAELIAAAVQVGLSDGEARRTVTSAERGVRA is encoded by the coding sequence ATGAGCAACCACGAGAACGCACTCGACAACGCGCTCCGAGCAGCCGCACAGGACTACGCCGTAGCCCCGACCACGATCAACAAGACGCCAGCGATCCCGTCCCCGCACGACAAAGGGCACAGCTGCAAGGGGCAGTGCGGGCAGCCCGGACACGGCGTTTACGACGCCACCACCAACGCGGCTGATGTACGTCGCCTGTTCGCGCTCGCCCCGAAAGCGGTCGGCTACCTGATCGCCTGCCGTGGGCGCCTGGTCGGTCTCGACATCGACCGGAAGAACGGGGTCGACGGGTACGCCACCCTCGCCGGGCTCGGCCATGAGCACGGGTTCGCCATCCCTGAGATGACCACCACTGTGTTCACACCGTCCGGCGGTGCACACCTGTGGATGACCGTCCCCGAGGGCGTCACCGTGCCGAACTCCGTCGGACGGATCGGCGCCGGGCTCGACGTTCGCGGGACCGGCGGCTACGTCGTCGGCCCTGGGTCCACCGGCCGCGCCGGCGTGTACGTCTTCCACCCGGACCTCGGGTACACCGATCCGCAGCCGGTACCGGAACAGCTGCTCCGCTTGATGCTGCCTCCGGCCCCTCTCGTCCGCCCCCAGCGTCGCTCCTCCCCCATGCCTGGCGACGCTGCGGGGCGGGCCCTCGAAGGGCTCGTAAACGTCGTGCTCAACGCCCCCCAGGGTGAGCGGAACTCCAAGTTGTATTGGGCCGCCAGCAAAGCGTGGGCGCACGTAGGAGACGGGCATCTCGCGGCCGGGGACGTCGAGGCTGAGCTGATCGCGGCGGCCGTACAGGTCGGTCTGTCCGACGGCGAGGCCCGCCGCACCGTCACCTCCGCGGAACGCGGGGTGAGGGCGTGA
- a CDS encoding DUF3631 domain-containing protein, with protein sequence MTELKETMQDYVIFPSEEAAIATTLWTAATYGQQAWQHAPRLVITGPTKRCGKSRLMDVIYEATHRPLITVNSTVAAVFRSIGDDPPTLLVDEADTIFGSAKVAESNEELRGLLNAGHQRNRPTLRVVGVGTEQTVKEFPTFCMAGIAGIGDMPDTIMDRAVIIQMRRRAPHEHVKPFRTRRDAPRLKTLGMRLSSWLREITDELCGYEPEMPLEDRAADTWEPLIIVADLAGDVWPKLAREAALKILGERDESDGSGSQESRILLDCRKAFRGAGWPPEMTTEDLLTALNADKEAPWAEYGPNGLTARRLGIMLEKYGVRSGNIRPADGPQRKGFLRLKFEDPWSRYCPPDKPQPVPRDDPSQPSQASLPWSARDGSHTWDGSTRTSETTRTSLTSGNDVGTVGTGTDENLHAEAS encoded by the coding sequence TTGACCGAGCTCAAGGAGACGATGCAGGACTACGTCATCTTCCCGAGCGAGGAAGCGGCCATCGCCACCACGCTGTGGACCGCGGCCACTTACGGGCAGCAGGCATGGCAGCACGCTCCGCGGCTAGTGATCACGGGTCCGACGAAACGCTGCGGCAAGTCCCGGCTGATGGACGTGATCTATGAGGCGACTCACCGGCCGCTGATCACGGTCAACTCGACGGTAGCCGCGGTCTTCCGGAGCATCGGCGACGACCCGCCGACGCTCCTCGTCGACGAGGCGGACACCATCTTCGGGTCGGCCAAGGTGGCTGAGAGCAACGAGGAACTGCGCGGCCTGCTCAACGCGGGGCACCAGCGGAACAGGCCCACCCTGCGCGTCGTCGGGGTCGGCACCGAGCAGACGGTGAAGGAGTTTCCTACCTTCTGTATGGCAGGCATCGCCGGTATCGGCGACATGCCCGACACCATCATGGACCGAGCGGTCATCATCCAGATGCGACGCCGCGCCCCGCACGAGCACGTGAAGCCCTTCCGTACACGAAGGGACGCGCCCCGGCTCAAAACCCTGGGCATGCGGCTCTCATCCTGGCTGCGGGAAATCACAGATGAACTGTGCGGCTACGAGCCGGAGATGCCCCTTGAAGACCGCGCGGCCGATACCTGGGAACCCCTGATCATCGTCGCGGATCTCGCCGGGGATGTGTGGCCGAAGCTGGCGCGCGAAGCAGCACTCAAGATCCTGGGCGAGCGCGACGAGTCCGACGGAAGCGGCTCACAGGAGAGCCGGATCCTCCTCGACTGCCGGAAGGCATTCAGGGGCGCCGGCTGGCCGCCCGAGATGACTACAGAGGATCTGCTCACGGCTCTGAATGCCGATAAGGAAGCCCCCTGGGCGGAGTACGGACCGAACGGTCTGACCGCTCGGCGCCTCGGAATCATGCTGGAGAAGTACGGCGTCCGGTCGGGCAACATCCGCCCCGCAGACGGTCCTCAGCGCAAGGGATTCCTGCGCCTCAAGTTCGAGGATCCGTGGTCCCGTTACTGCCCGCCGGACAAGCCGCAACCCGTCCCGCGTGATGACCCGTCCCAACCGTCCCAAGCGTCGCTTCCCTGGTCAGCGCGGGACGGGTCCCATACCTGGGACGGGTCAACCCGTACCAGCGAAACAACCCGTACCAGCCTGACCAGCGGAAACGACGTTGGGACGGTTGGGACGGGTACCGACGAGAACCTGCATGCGGAGGCGTCGTGA